One Pedococcus aerophilus DNA window includes the following coding sequences:
- a CDS encoding molybdopterin oxidoreductase family protein, whose amino-acid sequence MSCTPAAARRSPPRRSEVGPPVTGPDGATSTSTHCPYCALQCAQSLTPVPGAREGASVAVEGRAFPTNRGGLCQKGWTSAAVLESPDRLTAPLVRSLGGRLVEASWDEALDLVAAQLLRIRAEDGPDAVAVFGGGGLTNEKAYQLGKFARVALGTANIDYNGRFCMSSAAAAANRSLGVDRGLPFPLTDLTQAGAVLLLGSNLAETMPPSVAHLADVRSRGGLVVVDPRRSATADLAADGQGLHLQPLPGTDLVVLLALVHVLLTEQLDDTAYLRQRTEGLEELRRRSALWWPERAEQVCGVPADDLRAAARLLAAASPVHGGRGAFVLTGRGVEQSRQGTATVSAAINLALVLGLPGRVGGGYGAITGQGNGQGGREHGQKSDQLPGYRMIDDPAAREHVARVWGVDPASLPGKGKPAVELLRSLGTDGGPRALLVHGSNLRVSAPDGQRVAERLDALDLLVVCDVVPSETALLADVVLPVTQWAEEEGTMTSLEGRILRRRKAIEPPVGVRSELWIWSELARRLGTAGSWDTDPSLVFDELARASEGGRADYSGVSHARLDRDDESSAVWWPCPATPADEPEHPGTPRLFTDTFPTATGRARMVAVDHLGPADDLRPEAPLYLVTGRVLQHYQSGAQTRRVDALASAVPGPYAELHPLLAARLGVRDGEKVRLATARGAVAVPARLTDTIRPDTVFMPFHWGGAGSVNRLTTDATDPVSGMPEFKVCAVDVTAASAMVVTPDPVEVGA is encoded by the coding sequence ATGTCGTGTACGCCCGCCGCGGCTCGGCGCTCGCCGCCGAGACGATCTGAGGTCGGACCACCCGTGACCGGTCCCGACGGTGCTACCAGCACCTCCACCCACTGTCCGTACTGCGCCCTGCAGTGCGCCCAGTCGCTGACGCCCGTCCCTGGTGCGAGGGAAGGGGCCAGCGTCGCCGTCGAGGGTCGCGCCTTCCCGACCAACCGGGGCGGGTTGTGCCAGAAGGGGTGGACGAGCGCCGCGGTGCTCGAGTCCCCCGACCGCCTGACGGCCCCACTGGTCCGCAGCCTCGGCGGTCGCCTGGTCGAGGCGAGCTGGGACGAGGCGCTCGACCTCGTGGCCGCCCAGCTCCTGCGCATCCGCGCCGAGGACGGCCCCGATGCCGTGGCCGTCTTCGGCGGCGGTGGCCTGACGAACGAGAAGGCCTACCAGCTGGGCAAGTTCGCCCGGGTCGCCCTCGGCACGGCGAACATCGATTACAACGGACGGTTCTGCATGAGCAGTGCCGCGGCGGCGGCGAACCGGTCGCTCGGCGTCGACCGGGGCCTGCCGTTCCCGCTGACCGACCTGACGCAGGCCGGCGCGGTCCTCCTGCTCGGCAGCAACCTCGCCGAGACGATGCCGCCCTCGGTGGCCCACCTGGCCGACGTCCGAAGCCGCGGCGGGCTCGTCGTGGTCGACCCACGGCGCAGCGCCACCGCCGACCTGGCAGCCGACGGCCAGGGGCTGCACCTGCAGCCCCTGCCCGGCACCGACCTCGTGGTGCTGCTGGCCCTGGTCCACGTCCTGCTCACCGAGCAGCTCGACGACACTGCCTACCTCCGGCAGCGCACCGAGGGCCTCGAGGAGCTCCGCCGTCGCAGCGCCCTGTGGTGGCCCGAGCGCGCCGAGCAGGTCTGCGGAGTCCCCGCCGACGACCTGCGGGCGGCGGCCCGGCTGCTCGCGGCGGCCAGCCCGGTCCACGGTGGTCGGGGGGCCTTCGTGCTCACCGGCCGCGGGGTCGAGCAGTCCCGGCAGGGGACGGCCACCGTGTCGGCAGCCATCAACCTCGCCCTGGTCCTCGGGCTTCCCGGCCGGGTGGGCGGCGGCTACGGCGCCATCACGGGACAGGGCAACGGCCAGGGTGGCCGGGAGCACGGCCAGAAGTCCGACCAGCTGCCCGGCTACCGCATGATCGACGACCCCGCCGCCCGGGAGCATGTGGCCCGCGTGTGGGGGGTGGACCCTGCCTCGCTGCCCGGCAAGGGCAAGCCGGCGGTGGAGCTGCTCCGGTCGCTCGGCACCGACGGCGGCCCGCGAGCGCTGCTCGTCCACGGGTCCAACCTGCGGGTCAGCGCTCCCGACGGCCAGCGCGTCGCGGAGCGCCTCGATGCCCTCGACCTGCTCGTCGTCTGCGACGTCGTCCCGTCGGAGACCGCACTGCTCGCCGACGTCGTCCTACCCGTCACGCAGTGGGCCGAGGAGGAGGGCACCATGACCTCGCTCGAGGGACGGATCCTGAGGCGCCGCAAGGCCATCGAGCCCCCGGTCGGCGTGCGCAGCGAGCTGTGGATCTGGTCCGAGCTGGCCCGACGGCTGGGCACCGCCGGCTCCTGGGACACCGATCCGAGCCTGGTCTTCGACGAGCTCGCCCGTGCCAGCGAGGGCGGCCGCGCCGACTACAGCGGGGTGAGCCACGCGCGCCTCGACCGTGACGACGAGAGCTCAGCCGTCTGGTGGCCCTGCCCTGCCACGCCCGCGGACGAGCCGGAGCACCCCGGCACCCCACGCCTTTTCACCGACACCTTCCCCACGGCCACCGGCCGCGCCCGGATGGTGGCCGTCGACCACCTCGGGCCTGCCGACGACCTGCGCCCGGAGGCGCCGCTCTACCTCGTCACCGGTCGCGTCCTTCAGCACTACCAGTCCGGCGCCCAGACCCGTCGGGTCGACGCCCTCGCGTCCGCCGTGCCCGGACCGTACGCCGAGCTGCACCCCCTGCTCGCCGCCCGCCTCGGTGTCCGCGACGGAGAGAAGGTCCGCCTCGCGACCGCCCGGGGCGCGGTCGCCGTACCCGCACGGCTGACCGACACCATTCGTCCGGACACGGTCTTCATGCCCTTCCACTGGGGTGGCGCCGGAAGCGTGAACCGGTTGACGACCGACGCCACCGATCCGGTGTCGGGCATGCCGGAGTTCAAGGTCTGCGCCGTCGACGTGACGGCTGCCAGCGCGATGGTCGTCACCCCAGACCCGGTGGAGGTGGGCGCATGA
- a CDS encoding MFS transporter yields MSAPAREPATAPDTTAPDPAATTAAGRTASVPATPVRRSGRWIDHWDPEDATFWRGGGRAIARRNLAFSVYAEFLGFCVWALWSVVVPLLPAAGFSLTLDQQFWLIALPSLVGATVRIPYTFAVPLFGGRNWTIISALLLLIPASALAWVVTEPSSSFGLLLTCAALAGFGGGNFASSMSNISFFFPEAEKGKALGLNAAGGNLGTGIVQLVVPAVIVIGTGTHLERAGLMFIPLALIAAVLAWRGMDNLSGARSDYGSFARATRNRHTWIISFLYIGTFGSFIGYSGALPTLLKTQFPETPTTIAFLGALIGALSRPLGGMVADRFGGARVTIGSFATLTAGALGAVKGLESHSFALFFGSFLVLFLGAGIGNGATYRMIPAVFRAGVSPDRLPTARKTAAGCIGIAGAVGAYGGFFIPRGFAMAKEAYGSLVPALWVFVAAYVLMAATTYVVYARRGSALAAETI; encoded by the coding sequence ATGTCCGCTCCCGCCCGCGAGCCGGCCACCGCCCCCGACACGACCGCGCCCGACCCCGCAGCCACCACTGCCGCCGGTCGCACCGCTTCCGTCCCTGCCACCCCGGTCCGTCGTTCCGGCCGATGGATCGACCACTGGGACCCCGAGGACGCCACCTTCTGGCGCGGCGGTGGCCGGGCCATCGCCCGACGCAACCTCGCGTTCTCCGTCTACGCGGAGTTCCTCGGGTTCTGCGTCTGGGCCCTGTGGAGCGTGGTCGTGCCGCTGCTGCCGGCGGCCGGGTTCAGCCTCACCCTGGACCAGCAGTTCTGGCTGATCGCGCTGCCGAGCCTGGTCGGCGCCACGGTCCGCATCCCCTACACGTTCGCCGTCCCGCTGTTCGGCGGTCGCAACTGGACGATCATCTCGGCCCTCCTGCTGCTCATCCCGGCCTCCGCCCTGGCCTGGGTCGTCACCGAACCGTCGTCGTCCTTCGGCCTCCTGCTGACCTGCGCGGCGCTGGCCGGGTTCGGCGGCGGCAACTTCGCCTCGTCGATGTCGAACATCTCCTTCTTCTTCCCGGAGGCGGAGAAGGGAAAGGCGTTGGGGCTGAACGCTGCTGGCGGCAACCTCGGTACCGGCATCGTCCAGCTCGTCGTCCCGGCAGTCATCGTCATCGGCACCGGAACGCACCTCGAGCGGGCCGGCCTCATGTTCATACCCCTGGCACTGATCGCCGCCGTCCTCGCGTGGCGAGGCATGGACAACCTGTCCGGCGCACGCTCCGACTACGGCAGCTTCGCCCGGGCCACGCGCAACCGGCACACCTGGATCATCTCCTTCCTCTACATCGGCACCTTCGGCTCGTTCATCGGCTACTCCGGCGCCCTCCCCACGCTGCTCAAGACGCAGTTCCCCGAGACCCCGACCACCATCGCCTTTCTCGGTGCGCTGATCGGGGCCCTGTCCCGCCCGCTCGGCGGCATGGTCGCCGACCGGTTCGGCGGGGCGAGGGTCACCATCGGTTCCTTCGCCACCCTCACGGCCGGCGCCCTCGGAGCCGTCAAGGGCCTGGAGTCGCACAGCTTCGCCCTGTTCTTCGGCTCCTTCCTCGTGCTGTTCCTCGGTGCCGGCATCGGCAACGGTGCGACCTACCGCATGATCCCGGCCGTGTTCCGCGCCGGCGTCAGCCCCGACCGTCTCCCCACCGCCCGCAAGACCGCCGCGGGCTGCATCGGCATCGCGGGGGCGGTGGGTGCCTACGGCGGCTTCTTCATCCCCCGCGGGTTCGCCATGGCCAAGGAGGCCTACGGCTCGCTCGTCCCGGCCCTGTGGGTCTTCGTCGCCGCCTACGTCCTGATGGCCGCGACCACGTATGTCGTGTACGCCCGCCGCGGCTCGGCGCTCGCCGCCGAGACGATCTGA
- a CDS encoding isochorismatase family protein, whose product MSRALVLVDVQNDFCEGGSLAVAGGAAVAGRISTYVEEHHDEYAVIVATADWHDDPGAHFSDNPDFVDTWPAHCRIGSDGALFHPAAEKAFEHVEAIFRKGHHSAAYSGFEGFTVEADHRATLADWLRDRAIEQVDVVGIATDHCVRATALDAAEEGFETTVLLDLTAGVARETTERALVELAAAEVVLEGTPVLT is encoded by the coding sequence ATGAGCCGTGCGCTCGTCCTCGTCGACGTCCAGAACGACTTCTGCGAGGGCGGGTCGCTCGCCGTCGCCGGTGGGGCTGCGGTCGCCGGCCGCATCAGCACGTACGTCGAGGAGCACCACGACGAGTACGCCGTGATCGTCGCCACCGCCGACTGGCACGACGACCCCGGCGCCCACTTCAGCGACAACCCCGACTTCGTCGACACCTGGCCGGCGCACTGCCGCATCGGGAGTGACGGGGCCCTGTTCCACCCCGCCGCCGAGAAGGCGTTCGAGCACGTCGAGGCGATCTTCCGCAAGGGCCACCACAGCGCCGCCTACAGCGGCTTCGAGGGATTCACCGTCGAGGCCGACCACCGCGCGACGCTGGCCGACTGGCTACGGGACCGGGCCATCGAGCAGGTCGACGTCGTCGGGATCGCCACCGACCACTGTGTCAGGGCCACCGCCCTCGACGCCGCCGAGGAGGGGTTCGAGACCACCGTGCTGCTCGACCTCACCGCGGGCGTCGCCCGCGAGACGACCGAACGCGCCCTCGTCGAGCTGGCCGCTGCGGAGGTCGTGCTCGAAGGCACACCCGTCCTGACCTGA
- a CDS encoding kynureninase codes for MSSHDIAADLRAEAADLDAADPLRSLRDRYLTPEGTDLVAYFDGNSLGRPVAAAAEQLQSFVAGPWGDRLIRSWDEQWLDWPTRIGDRIGELVLGAGPGQTFVGDSTTVLLYKLSRAAVDAQVARGRDEIVLDTDNFPTDRYVLEGIAAERGLTLRWIEADERAGVTLEQVRAVVGPKTALAVFSHVAYRSGFIADGAGITAAVREAGGLVLWDLSHTGGSVPVQFDEWGVDLAVGCTYKYLNGGPGAPAWAYVAQRHHGTLRQPIWGWIGRRDAFQMGPGYDPADGLRSFISGTPPILAMVPLQASLDVIAEAGIEAIRAKSVALTEFVIRLADDLLAPLGVEIASPRDSSIRGGHVTLRRNGFREITATLWTQGVIPDYRDPDGIRIGVAPLSTSFDEVVVGMLALRDTIVEFDAADGPRS; via the coding sequence ATGAGCTCCCACGACATCGCCGCCGACCTCCGCGCCGAGGCCGCTGACCTCGATGCCGCCGACCCGCTGCGCTCCCTGCGCGACCGCTACCTCACGCCGGAGGGGACCGACCTGGTCGCCTACTTCGACGGCAACTCCCTCGGCCGGCCGGTTGCGGCGGCGGCCGAGCAGCTCCAGTCCTTCGTGGCGGGCCCGTGGGGCGACCGCCTGATCCGCTCGTGGGACGAGCAGTGGCTGGACTGGCCGACCCGCATCGGTGACCGGATCGGCGAGCTCGTGCTCGGAGCCGGCCCCGGGCAGACGTTCGTCGGCGACTCCACGACGGTGCTGCTCTACAAGCTGTCGCGTGCCGCGGTCGACGCCCAGGTCGCCCGGGGTCGGGACGAGATCGTCCTGGACACCGACAACTTCCCGACCGACCGTTACGTCCTGGAGGGGATCGCCGCCGAGCGCGGCCTCACGCTGCGCTGGATCGAGGCCGACGAGCGGGCCGGGGTGACCCTCGAGCAGGTCCGGGCCGTGGTGGGGCCGAAGACCGCCCTCGCGGTGTTCAGCCACGTCGCCTACCGCTCGGGTTTCATCGCCGACGGTGCCGGCATCACCGCCGCGGTGCGCGAGGCGGGTGGGCTCGTCCTGTGGGACCTCAGCCACACGGGTGGCTCGGTGCCGGTCCAGTTCGACGAGTGGGGCGTCGACCTCGCGGTCGGCTGCACCTACAAGTACCTCAACGGTGGGCCGGGTGCTCCCGCCTGGGCGTATGTCGCGCAGCGTCACCACGGGACGCTGCGCCAGCCCATCTGGGGCTGGATCGGCCGTCGGGACGCGTTCCAGATGGGCCCCGGCTACGACCCGGCCGACGGTCTGCGGTCGTTCATCTCGGGGACACCGCCGATCCTCGCGATGGTGCCGCTGCAAGCCTCCCTCGACGTCATCGCGGAGGCCGGCATCGAGGCGATCCGTGCCAAGTCGGTCGCGCTGACCGAGTTCGTCATCCGCCTGGCCGACGACCTGCTCGCCCCTCTGGGGGTCGAGATCGCCAGCCCACGCGACTCGTCGATCCGCGGCGGTCACGTCACGTTGCGCCGCAACGGTTTCCGAGAGATCACGGCCACGCTGTGGACGCAGGGCGTCATCCCGGACTACCGCGATCCCGACGGCATCCGCATCGGGGTCGCGCCCCTGTCCACGAGCTTCGACGAGGTCGTCGTCGGCATGCTCGCGCTGCGTGACACGATCGTGGAGTTCGACGCTGCGGACGGCCCACGGTCATGA